The Papaver somniferum cultivar HN1 chromosome 3, ASM357369v1, whole genome shotgun sequence genome includes a region encoding these proteins:
- the LOC113357375 gene encoding ABC transporter F family member 4-like, with the protein MGRKKAEEAGTAKAGKTAAKDVKKEKLSVSAMLASMDQKSEKPKGSSSATTSKSKAKAAQKRTSYTDDIDLPPSDEDEDELSEEDQQNNPGGNVPVKSNRHADIKPLEAASLDAKKREKKEMLAAEAAARAKKEALRDDREAFSVVIGSRASVLEGDDNADANVKDITIENFSVSARGKELLKNTSVKIAHGKRYGLIGPNGMGKSTLLKLLAWRKIPVPKNIDVLLVEQEVVGDDKSALEAVVSANEELVKLREEVAALQNLSLDGDEENNNEDDDTGEKLAELYERLQVIGADAAESQASKILAGLGFTKDMQVRATRSFSGGWRMRISLARALFVQPTLLLLDEPTNHLDLRAVLWLEEYLCRWKKTLVVVSHDRDFLNTVCNEIIHLHDLKLQLYRGNFDEFERGYEQRRKEMNKKFEIFDKQVKASKRSGNQAQQKKVKERIEYNNKKESKSKAKGKVDEDEPVAEAPKKWRDYSVEFHFPEPTELTPPLMQLIDVNFSYPNRDDFRLSNVDVGIDMGTRVAIVGPNGAGKSTLLNLLAGDLIPTEGEARKSQKLRIGRYSQHFVDLLTMEETPVQYLLRLHPEQEGLSKQEAVRAKLGKFGLPSHNHLTPIVKLSGGQKARVVFTSISMSKPHILLLDEPTNHLDMQSIDALADALDEFTGGVVLVSHDSRLISRVCEDEEKSQIWIVENGTVESFPGTFDEYKEDLQKEIKAEVDD; encoded by the coding sequence ATGGGGAGAAAAAAAGCTGAAGAGGCTGGAACAGCCAAAGCAGGTAAAACTGctgcaaaagatgttaagaaGGAGAAGTTATCAGTTTCGGCTATGCTTGCCAGTATGGACCAAAAGTCTGAGAAACCTAAGGGTTCTTCCTCTGCCACTACTAGTAAGTCTAAAGCAAAAGCAGCCCAAAAACGCACATCTTATACTGATGACATAGATCTTCCACCATcggatgaagatgaggatgagtTGTCTGAAGAAGACCAACAAAATAATCCCGGTGGTAATGTTCCTGTGAAATCTAATCGCCATGCTGATATAAAGCCACTTGAAGCTGCCTCCTTGGATGCGAAAAAACGAGAAAAGAAGGAAATGCTGGCTGCTGAAGCTGCAGCTCGGGCAAAAAAGGAGGCTCTTAGGGATGATCGTGAAGCCTTCAGTGTTGTCATTGGTAGTCGTGCTTCGGTCCTTGAAGGTGACGATAATGCTGATGCTAATGTTAAAGATATTACAATTGAAAATTTCTCTGTATCTGCACGGGGTAAAGAGCTCCTCAAGAATACATCCGTGAAGATTGCCCATGGGAAGAGGTATGGTTTGATTGGACCTAATGGAATGGGGAAGTCCACGTTATTGAAACTTCTTGCTTGGAGGAAGATTCCCGTGCCTAAAAATATTGATGTTCTTTTGGTTGAGCAAGAAGTAGTTGGTGATGATAAATCAGCCCTTGAAGCTGTCGTCTCGGCCAATGAAGAACTCGTCAAACTCCGTGAAGAAGTTGCGGCTTTGCAAAATTTATCTCTTGACGGGGATGAGGAAAACAACAATGAAGATGACGACACAGGTGAAAAGCTTGCTGAGTTATATGAGAGGTTGCAGGTGATTGGGGCTGATGCAGCTGAGTCTCAGGCGTCAAAGATACTTGCTGGATTAGGTTTCACTAAAGATATGCAGGTGCGAGCCACACGATCTTTTAGTGGAGGGTGGAGGATGAGAATCTCATTAGCTAGGGCACTCTTTGTCCAGCCAACCCTTCTACTACTTGATGAACCCACCAACCATCTTGATCTTCGTGCTGTTCTCTGGTTGGAAGAATACCTGTGTCGTTGGAAGAAGACACTTGTTGTGGTCTCTCATGACCGTGACTTTCTGAATACTGTTTGCAATGAAATTATCCATCTTCATGATCTGAAGCTTCAACTATATCGTGGAAATTTCGATGAGTTTGAAAGAGGGTATGAGCAACGTCGCAAGGAGATGAATAAGAAATTTGAGATATTTGACAAACAGGTGAAGGCTTCAAAAAGGAGTGGAAATCAGGCTCAACAAAAGAAGGTCAAAGAACGGATTGAATATAATAATAAGAAGGAATCGAAGAGCAAAGCAAAGGGGAAGGTTGACGAGGATGAACCTGTGGCAGAGGCCCCAAAGAAGTGGAGAGACTACAGTGTAGAGTTTCATTTTCCAGAGCCAACCGAACTTACCCCTCCTCTCATGCAGCTTATTGATGTGAATTTTAGTTATCCAAACAGGGATGATTTCAGGCTCTCCAATGTTGACGTTGGTATTGATATGGGCACCCGAGTAGCAATTGTGGGCCCAAATGGAGCTGGAAAATCTACTCTTCTTAATCTTCTTGCTGGTGATTTGATTCCCACGGAGGGGGAGGCTCGAAAGAGTCAGAAGTTGAGAATAGGGAGGTATTCGCAGCACTTTGTGGATCTATTAACAATGGAGGAAACCCCTGTCCAATATCTTCTTCGGCTTCATCCTGAGCAAGAAGGTCTTAGCAAACAAGAGGCTGTTCGCGCGAAGCTTGGAAAGTTTGGGCTTCCTAGCCATAACCACCTTACACCAATTGTGAAATTGTCTGGTGGGCAAAAAGCTAGGGTTGTCTTCACTTCTATCTCCATGTCAAAACCACACATTCTGCTATTAGACGAGCCAACAAACCACTTAGATATGCAGAGTATTGATGCACTAGCAGATGCATTAGATGAATTCACAGGTGGTGTTGTGTTGGTTAGTCATGATTCCAGGCTAATATCAAGGGTCTGCGAAGATGAAGAGAAGAGTCAGATTTGGATAGTTGAGAATGGGACTGTAGAATCTTTCCCTGGGACGtttgatgaatacaaggaagacCTTCAAAAAGAGATCAAAGCAGAGGTGGATGACTGA